The stretch of DNA GGAACCATTCCTCCGTATATAGGAAACCTTTCATTTCTTGTCAACCTAACCATCAGGAACAATAGTTTTCATGGCTCAATGCCAAACGAATTGTCTCATCTTTATCACTTGGAACTCTTGCATTTCGGATACAATGAATTCAGCGGAGAAATCCCGTCATGGATAGGATTGCTAACCAAACTTCAACATTTAATTCTTGTATCCAACAATTTCGAAGGTACTATCCCATCATCTCTATTTAACAGTACATCTTCATTGCAAGAAATTGGACTTGAAGATAATCAGCTTTGGGGCTCCATACCATCCTCTATCTTCAAGATGTCTACCTTGAAAGTAATTTCTCTTGCAAAAAACAAGCTTTCAGGTCCTATGCCTTCCATTTTCTTCAACATGTCTTCACTGCAATATATTGATCTCAGCAATAATACGTTATCTGGTACAGTACCACCGGAAGTAGGGAACTTAACCATGCTTACAGATTTATACCTTGACAATAACAACTTCGaaggtatatataatatttagtctTGATTGGTAGGTCATGCTGTTAATTATCGGTAagtaaaatccaataattttttctaaattagtGTAAATATTGTTTCACAGGTAGCCTCCCATCATCTTTGTTCAAGTGCAAACAGTTGCAATATTTAGACTTGGagtctaataataatttcaaaggaAAACTATCACCCGAAGTAGGGAACTTAACCATGCTTACATATTTAAATCTTGGCTACAACAACTTCGAAGGTACGTACATGACGTCTTCATGATGTATTAGTTGATTATAAAGATGCCACTGTGTCACCATTGACTTAGTACATGATATGCATGCTTACAGATTTATACCTTGACAATAACAACTTCGaacgtatatataatatttagtctTGATTGGTAGGTCATGCTGTTAATTATCGGTAAGTAAAATCCAATAATTGTTTCTAAATTAGTGTAATTGTTTCATAGGTAGCCTCCCATCCTCTTTGTTCAAGTGCAAACAGCTGCAATATTTAGACTTGGagtctaataataatttcacagGAAAACTGTCACCCGAAATAGGGAACTTAACAAAGCTCACGTTTTTAAATCTTGGCTTGAACCACTTCGAAGGTACGTACGTGATGTCTTCTTGATGTATTAGTTGATTATAAAGATGCCACTGTGTCACCATTGACTTAGTACATGATATGCATGCTCTATATATGGTCGATCTTCTCTAATTAGGTACTTCCAaatgaaagcaataaaataattggTTAGTGAAACCCCCGCGTGGTGGATCGAATATTGTTAAATCCCTTTGTTAAGTGTAACTCTGAAAATAGATTATGTAAAAACTGCACCCACTAGAGTGCATGTGGCTCCGATCCAGTACCACTGCAATCAACTCAAGGGTGGCTCAACCAATTATAAATGTTGCATGCCTTATTATAATCAACCTCCATGGTATATATTCCAAGTCTTGATTGTTCTCTTACAACTAAGTATTAGTTGTATGCTTTATTTGttacaaaatctttttttaatagatttattgTGATTGCAGGTGCAATACCAAGTGAAATTGGTAATTTGCAGAACCTGaagattttcaatttgggaATGAACAATTTTGTTGGCACAATTCCATTGGATATATTCAATATCTCAACATTACACGGGTTCTCCATGGTAGGAAATCACCTCTCAGGCACTCTTCCATCAAATATGGGTCACTTCCTTCCAAATCTCGAATGGACTTTTCTTGGGATGAATGAACTTAGTGGAATGATTCCAGCCTCTATTTCCAATTTTTCACAGCTCGTTTCACTCGACTTGTCAGGTAACTCATTCTCGGGCTTAATTCCAAAAACTCTTGGTAATTTAAGGCTCCTCCAGCATCTCAACCTTGAATTCAATAATGTGACCATTGAATCTTCAGAATTGAGTATTTTCTCGTATTTTTCGAACAACGCATACCTCAGTATTTTGGATTTGTCTAGGAATCCACTAAATGGAGTCCTTCCTAATTCCATTGGAAACCTCTCGACCTTTTTTGAGCGACTTGATCTCACTGGTTGCAATATTAAGGGCAACATTCCCATAGATATTGGCAATTTAAGTAGATTGACATATATGTCCCTGCGTGACAATGATTTGGCTGGATCTATTCCTTCTACAATAGGAAGATTAAGCATGCTCGAACAATTGTCCCTTTCTGGTAATAGACTAAAAGGTCCAATCCCGACCGATATCTGTTACTTAGGGAGATTGGGAGAGTTATTTTTAGATGGCAACAAGCTTTCCAGACATATTCCCGAAAGCATAAATAATCTGACTTCATTAAGATCTCTCAACTTAGCCTTCAACCAATTAACTTCAAGGATTCCTTCGAGCTTGTGGACGCTGACAGATATCTTGAGGGTTGACTTGTCATCCAATTCCCTCAGTGGGCCTCTTTCAATATATATTGGAAATATGAAGGTCCTGACAGAGTTGAATTTATCAAGAAATCAGCTATCAGGTCATATCCCAGAAACAATTGGTGGGCTCATATCCCTAGTCAATCTCTCTTTGGCAGCCAATCAATTAGAGGGCTCCATTCCTATATCTTTTGGTGGATTAGTAAGCTTGGTGGTATTAGATCTTCTTGGTAACAGCTTATCTGGAGAGATACCCAAGTCCTTAGAAGGGCTACGGTACCTCAAATATCTAAATGTCTCCTACAATAAACTACGAGGAGAAATTCCAACACAAGGACCATTTGTTAACTTCTCAGCTGAATCATTCAGGTCAAA from Juglans regia cultivar Chandler chromosome 4, Walnut 2.0, whole genome shotgun sequence encodes:
- the LOC109020788 gene encoding receptor kinase-like protein Xa21, which encodes MRYEGPKKTDGKIKANPAKIDKSSTSFQLPYQSALLALKAHISYDPHHILTTNWSSSTSVCNWVGVTCGSRHHRVIALNLSNNGLVGTIPPYIGNLSFLVNLTIRNNSFHGSMPNELSHLYHLELLHFGYNEFSGEIPSWIGLLTKLQHLILVSNNFEGTIPSSLFNSTSSLQEIGLEDNQLWGSIPSSIFKMSTLKVISLAKNKLSVPPEVGNLTMLTDLYLDNNNFEGSLPSSLFKCKQLQYLDLESNNNFKGKLSPEVGNLTMLTYLNLGYNNFEGSLPSSLFKCKQLQYLDLESNNNFTGKLSPEIGNLTKLTFLNLGLNHFEGAIPSEIGNLQNLKIFNLGMNNFVGTIPLDIFNISTLHGFSMVGNHLSGTLPSNMGHFLPNLEWTFLGMNELSGMIPASISNFSQLVSLDLSGNSFSGLIPKTLGNLRLLQHLNLEFNNVTIESSELSIFSYFSNNAYLSILDLSRNPLNGVLPNSIGNLSTFFERLDLTGCNIKGNIPIDIGNLSRLTYMSLRDNDLAGSIPSTIGRLSMLEQLSLSGNRLKGPIPTDICYLGRLGELFLDGNKLSRHIPESINNLTSLRSLNLAFNQLTSRIPSSLWTLTDILRVDLSSNSLSGPLSIYIGNMKVLTELNLSRNQLSGHIPETIGGLISLVNLSLAANQLEGSIPISFGGLVSLVVLDLLGNSLSGEIPKSLEGLRYLKYLNVSYNKLRGEIPTQGPFVNFSAESFRSNDALCGVVRLNVPTCTEASPGPKKAMGVRILKYVLPALGLTILIVSVVLVSRKLHGKKNSKLSNNKDSMPLSTWRRISHQQLLQATEGFSANNLLGEGSFGSVYKGTLLDGTYVAIKVLNLELEGAFKSFDIECEILGHIRHRNLVKIISVCSNIDFKALVLEYMPKGNLEMWLYSNTHCLNMLHRLNIMIDVAMAIEYLHLGYSTPIVHCDLKPSNVLLDEDMVGHVADFGIAKLLSDGTSLTQTMTMATIGYMAPEYGSEGIVSTRGDVYSYGMLLMETFTRKKPIDDMFSSEMSLKRLIEESFSLSILEVIDSNLLSNENDYVAMETCLSATMGLALHCCADLPEQRIDIKNVLAKLNKIKLKYLHDQQSG